A genomic segment from Papilio machaon chromosome 10, ilPapMach1.1, whole genome shotgun sequence encodes:
- the LOC106708012 gene encoding lipase member H-like produces the protein CDIDNDDLITCDHNKQVDLDVKDTMIYFYDFKNNLNISYKIDKFIDGISQYQTLDVKRKLIFFVPGYKSSIYKKTEEKIRQTFSNLDTYLIIIDHSTYTSSKGGVRDSYERSVLYTYHLGRALGKLLVDIHTKGFPSNKINCIGHSLGAQMLGFTGTTYIRLTGEKIWRITGIDPAGPCFSNSQIEDQLRSGVAQYVEVYHCNVGELGTTSVLADTDVFINNGKKQPDCHEGLIPGYGASEAAKCSHKACVRYWAETVHNPGWYLAWKCDSYKKFSKGRCVRNDVTIAGYSNPGNATGLFYASTETYGVV, from the exons TGTGATATTGATAATGATGATTTGATAACTT gTGACCACAACAAACAAGTAGACCTCGATGTAAAAGACACTATGATCTACTTCTACGATTTCAAAAacaatctaaacattagctacaaaatagataaatttattgatgGCATATCTCAGTATCAAACTTTGGACGTCAAAaggaaattgatatttttcgtCCCAGGATACAAATCTAGTATTTACAAGAAGACTGAAGAGAAAATACGACAAACATTTAGCAATCTAGATACATATCTGATCATAATAGACCATTCAACTTACACATCTTCAAAAGGTGGTGTACGAGATAGTTATGAGAGATCTGTCTTGTACACTTATCATCTCGGAAGAGCATTAGGCAAGTTACTCGTAGATATCCATACAAAAGGTTTcccttcaaacaaaataaattgcatCGGTCACAGCCTAGGAGCTCAAATGCTCGGCTTCACTGGGACAACGTATATAAGACTGACAGGCGAAAAAATATGGCGGATAACAGGGATCGATCCGGCCGGACCTTGTTTCTCAAACAGTCAAATAGAAGATCAACTTAGATCAGGTGTTGCTCAGTATGTCGAAGTATATCACTGTAATGTCGGTGAATTGGGTACGACCAGTGTGTTAGCTGATACAGATGTCTTCATCAATAATGGGAAGAAGCAACCAGATTGTCATGAAGGTTTGATCCCAGGTTACGGCGCTTCCGAAGCAGCGAAATGCAGTCACAAAGCATGTGTTAGATATTGGGCTGAAACAGTACATAATCCCGGTTGGTATTTGGCTTGGAAATGTGACTCTTATAAGAAGTTTTCCAAGGGTAGATGTGTCCGGAATGACGTCACAATTGCTGGATATTCTAATCCCGGTAATGCTACGGGATTGTTTTATGCTTCCACTGAGACTTATGGTGTTGTTTAG
- the LOC106711676 gene encoding uncharacterized protein LOC106711676, which translates to MSLQRTPPGKFASDTDIPATLDIGFVNSRKRKQPDCDGAQTLDCIERLSKTISNELTKITSTLTDINNKMTKLQNDNININKSLGETNERLSEIEKSLNFLSERQDGFETRLKALEGQITRTPDLTIQLATIENKISLMEQQARQCNLEISNIKERRGENLVQIVENLGNIIKQPIRAADVVAVHRVPHADQNNKRPKNIIVKFTSRILRDNFISASRTTKGLNSTMLSITGSPAPVYVNEHLTLNNKILFRQSREAAKKHGFRDHNTSGRRDGGGVLVAVQRELRARPAQAARTRLRLQPARASSRSRPLGIKIGELLIHN; encoded by the exons ATGTCGCTGCAACGAACACCGCCGGGTAAATTCGCATCCGACACGGATATACCCGCAACGTTAGACATCGGTTTTGTGAACAGTCGAAAACGTAAACAGCCCGACTGTGATGGAGCACAAACCTTAGATTGCATTGAGAGACTTTCAAAAACAATCAGCAatgaattaactaaaataacatCGACCCTAACAGATATTAACAATAAGAtgacaaaattacaaaatgacaacatcaatatcaataaatcCTTAGGTGAAACAAATGAGAGGTTgtcagaaattgaaaaatcGCTAAATTTCTTATCAGAAAGACAAGATGGCTTTGAAACTCGTCTGAAGGCCCTAGAAGGTCAGATTACTCGCACCCCTGATCTTACTATACAATTGGCTacaatcgaaaataaaatttctttaatggAACAACAGGCCCGACAGTGTAATTTAGAGATATCTAATATTAAAGAACGGCGTGGCGAGAATCTAGTTCAAATAGTAGAAAACTTGGGTAACATCATCAAACAACCAATTAGGGCAGCTGACGTTGTAGCCGTTCATCGAGTCCCGCACGCTGACCAAAACAACAAGCGACCCAAAAATATAATCGTTAAATTCACCTCGAGGATACTTCGTGATAACTTCATCTCAGCATCGCGCACAACAAAAGGACTAAACTCAACTATGCTGTCCATAACTGGGTCGCCGGCGCCAGTGTATGTGAATGAACACCTTACGctgaataacaaaattttgtttCGTCAATCTCGCGAGGCTGCGAAGAAACATGGCTTCAG GGATCATAACACGAGCGGGCGGCGCGACGGCGGTGGCGTGCTTGTGGCCGTACAACGCGAGCTACGCGCACGCCCCGCACAGGCCGCCCGCACGCGCCTCCGCCTTCAGCCCGCGCGCGCCTCTAGTAGATCACGTCCTCTTGGAATTAAAATCGGCGAACTACTCATTCATAATTAG
- the LOC106708001 gene encoding phospholipase A1 VesT1.02-like, translated as MFLLRSLLATIILSSVYCNWGPFRAVLYSDWISCNINKTAVLDVSNVVVYFYDFKNNFNATFEIDKAIDGLTNLYSLDITRKLIFFVPGYKSNIYKNTEETIRQTFKDVPNTYLIIIDHSAYTSKHGGRREVYEKSVTFVPSIGKRLGTFLADLHSKGYPSNNMHCIGHSLGAQILGYAGTTYSDMTSEKIWRITGIDPAGPCFSNSFIDNQIRSGVAQYVEVYHCNAGGLGTTAVLADIDFFFNKGRKQPDCHEGYIPAYGESVAAKCSHKACVKFWSETVHHPGWYLAWACDSYKDFSKGKCAANQVTIAGYSNPGNATGVFYVSTDAYATD; from the exons ATGTTTCTCCTCCGTTCACTTCTCGctactataattttatcttcCGTTTATTGTAATTGGGGACCTTTCCGTGCTGTTTTGTACTCCGATTGGATTAGtt gcAACATCAACAAAACAGCGGTACTCGATGTTAGTAACGTCGTTGTCTATTTTTACgatttcaaaaacaatttcaacgCAACATTCGAAATAGACAAAGCTATAGATGGCTTAACTAATCTATACAGTTTAGACATCACAAGGAAACTAATATTCTTCGTTCCGGGTTACAAATCCAATATTTACAAGAACACCGAAGAAACAATAAGACAAACATTTAAAGATGTTCCAAATACTTATCTAATTATTATAGATCACTCCGCGTATACGTCAAAACATGGAGGACGAAGGGAGGTGTATGAAAAATCTGTAACCTTTGTCCCATCAATCGGTAAAAGATTGGGGACATTTTTGGCAGATCTACACAGCAAAGGTTATCCTTCAAATAACATGCATTGCATTGGACACAGTTTGGGCGCTCAGATACTTGGATACGCCGGCACTACTTATAGCGATATGACTTCAGAAAAGATTTGGAGGATCACAGGCATCGATCCAGCTGGTCCTTGCTTTTCTAACAGCTTTATAGATAATCAAATAAGATCAGGTGTGGCGCAATACGTCGAAGTATACCATTGCAATGCTGGTGGTTTAGGAACTACAGCTGTTCTAGCTGATATTGATTTCTTCTTCAACAAAGGAAGAAAACAACCCGATTGCCATGAAGGTTACATACCCGCGTACGGCGAATCTGTAGCTGCCAAATGCAGTCACAAAGCTTGTGTTAAATTCTGGTCGGAGACAGTCCATCATCCCGGTTGGTATCTAGCATGGGCTTGTGATTCATACAAAGATTTCTCTAAAGGCAAATGTGCTGCGAATCAAGTCACAATTGCGGGTTATTCAAATCCTGGTAACGCGACAGGAGTATTCTACGTGTCAACAGATGCGTATGCAACTGATTAG